The DNA region GGATTGGTTATGTGCAATAACCATACCACAGATGCAAGTTCGAGCATAATTGGTAGATTTACGCACATTTCTAATATGCGTTCACCAACCTATCCCGCTTTTTCGGATGATATCCTTATCGGTGCTACACAAAATGATGCTGTGTTAAAGGCTCCCGCTCCTTATAATTTGTTAATTAATGCTCCACTAATTCCGCAATTGGTCGGTGGTCCTGCAACGGGCGGTTTTACTGAATCTAATTTCTGGAACAAATCACAAGTCACACCTCCCGGAGTTGACCTGGTAGAAATGGTTGTTTTGTCGGGTTCGAGTTCACCATTTAAAGATTTCAAACAAATTTTCCTCGTTAACAATGGTGGAGCGGATGCGAAAGAGGTTGAACTATATGTGGATGGCTCTCCAACTTATTATATCGGCACTATTCCGTCTGGTTCTATCTGGACGACGACTGTCCCAGAGGGGATTAATGTATCCTTCAAGGTAGGTATGGACATTGCACTTACCCCTGCACAAGCGGAGACTTATCAAGGTGCATTGTTAACCATCAATGCGAATGTGGTTGGTGGCACTGGCACCAAGTCTTATCGCTGGTTGAGAAATGGCCAGGAAGTTGCGATAACACCAACCCCGTCGTTGACAATCAATCCGGTGACTTTGTCTGACACTGGGACATATACTGTTGAAGTTACGGACAGCACACATACTGAGACGGGTGATAATAGTGTTAGTGTAACGGTATATCTACCGGTTAGCATAAACATTCAGCCCGTCGGTGGCAACTATACAACTGGGCAGACGCTGTTGCTCACTGTTTCTGCATCGGGTGGAAAGGGCTTGTTATCCTATGATTGGCGTAAAGGTGGGGTATCCTTAGGTGCGCCCAATCTGCCGTATTTAGATTTATCACCTGCGGGTCCGGAGGATACCGGAGAGTATGAAGTAGTGGTCACGGATGAACTGGGTCTTATTCCGTATGGGCAAGCAGTGTCTAACTCTGTCCAGATTACCGTGAATGACCCGTTGGCGGTCTATGGTCCAGCGGAACAGACTACGGTATATGAAAGCACACCAACTGTTCAATTGACAGTGTTGGCAAGTGGTGGTGTGACACCTTATAGGTATCTGTGGTTCAAAGACCTGAACGATAATGGTGTTCTGGATAATGGTGAGGCATTGACCAATACATCGCCATACTCTGGCGTAGATACGGATACTCTTACTATATCCTCGCCAACAACAAATGAGAGTGGTTTGTATCGTTGTGTCGTCACAGACGATGATGGCAACGGCACCAGTGTTGTGTCGCAGGCTGGCAATCTAACTGTGGTTCCGCACCTGACTATCGTGATACAACCGCAGAATGCGGTGCGGAATCCGGGACAGAGTGTGCAATTCACGGTGGAAATTAACGGTGGTATTCCGCCGATATCATATACATGGCGTAGAGCCAGCATCGGCAATCTACCACAACAACCTGGTGGAAATGTATTGACTTTGGAAAACCTTGCCGAAACGGATGAAGACTTCTATGATGTGGTGATACAGGACAGTGGAACGGACAGTATAACATCAGATGCGGTATCCTTAATGATAGTGGACGCTCCGCTGACTATTACTTCTCAGCCGACAGGTTTGCGTGCGTATGTTGGCGAATACCCGTCGCATATCTTACAGGTCGGTGTAAGTGGTGGGTATGGCACAATACGCTACCAGTGGATGAAGGATGGTCAGCCGGCTCCCGGAGTGAATAACCAATCCACTTACATTATCACACCATTGACCACAGCAGATTCTGGAAGCTACTATTGTGTTGTTGGTGATGATGTTCCGGGTAATGAAATCAACTCATCGCCAGCAGAAGTGCTTATCGCAGAACATTTAGAAATTACACATAATTTAGAATCAGTTTATTATATGCTGATTCATGAGCCATTAGTTTTGGCAATCAATGTATCTGGTGGATTAGGAGATTTAGTATATCAGTGGTGGTATGACGATGGTGGTGGTCCCGTTTTAGTAGGCGACCAAAATCCATTGCAAATTAATGACCCGACACCGGAAATGGATGGGGCTTATTATGTCGTTGTACGTGATGAACGTGAAAGTGTGAATTCCATTACTGCCACGGTATATGTGGGGACGCCATTAGTTTCTCCATTTGAATTAGAGAATGTTCGTATGTATGTTGATGAAGGTGACCATTTTACATTAGGTAGAGAGTTGACTGAAGTTATCGGCTTTGGACCGAAGCAGTATAAGTGGTATAAAGATGGAGAACCGGCACCTGGTAATAATGAAGAAATAGTTTATATCTCGCCAGACTTATCACCTGATTTGTCAGGTCATTATTGGCTTGAAATAAAAGACGTGAAGGATACCGTTACAACCAATGTATCGGAAGTTCTGATTGCAGAGCATATCTCCTTTGCAGTTCAACCTATAGGCGGAACGGTAGGTGAAGGGGATACGTGGCAGTTTGAGGTACAGGTCTCAGGAGGTTTGGGTGAACTACATTATCAGTGGAAATTCCAACCATTTGGTTCAGGAAAAGAGGTACAGAATGTAGGTATTGATTCGCCGATATTGGAACTCTCAGATATTGCTTCTGATGATGCAGGAACATATTGGGTTGAAGTCAGTGATGAAAAAGAGGTGCATGTTTCAGACAAGGTATTGCTGTATGTAGAAAAAGGAATACCTGCATATAATTATATAGGTATTATGATTGTGACCATGATGATAGCAATGTTGTTTGTTTCTTATAGTAAGAAACGTGGAGTGTTGAAAGGATAGGAGTTGGACGAGTCGGACGAGTTGGACAAGTCAGACAGGATGAATAACTACGTTAAAAAATGGTGGGGAGGTATAACTGTATAAATTGGGGTATATGTAGTTGAGGTTTCATTTGTAAGTTTTGATGAGTCTGGTTTATACTATTTGTGTTTTTTCACAGGCACTTAATCAAGTATTTTTATCCGATTAGATAACATGTTATAAAAAGGAAATAAAAATGACAAAAAGAATTTTAATTTCTCCAGTAGAAATGCGGAAAGAAGGGAAAATAGAGATAAAAAGTATTCCTGTCAATCAGTATCAACGGAGTCTCAAACAAGAGTTGGAGGCGAATGAAGGAATTACGTCGGAGGTTGCTTTGCGAATTTATCGTGATATGGTTATCATCCGTGAATTTGAAACGATGTTGGATAAGATTAAGAAGTTAGGTTCGTATGAAGGTATTGAGTATCAGCATGCGGGACCTGCACATCTTTCGATAGGTCAGGAAGGAGCGGCTGTTGGTGAATGCGTATTTCTACGAGTTCATGACCATATTTTTGGTAGTCATCGCAGTCATGGTGAAATTATTGCGAAAGGTTTGCGAGCAATTCGTGATTTGATTGGTAATGGTTTGATGGATATTATGAAAAGTTACTGGCAGGGTAAGACACTTCATATTGTTGAAACACATGAACCGAATTGGACTCCGTTGGTCGTAAAAGATAATAAAGATAAGAAAGCCATTTTAAAGACAAATGAGGAAGAGGAGTTGGGTATTGATTTTTTGCTTTATGGATTATTGGCAGAGATTTTTGGGCGAGAATATGGATTTAATAGAGGAATGGGTGGTTCGATGCATGCCTTTTTTACTCCGTTTGGTGTGTATCCAGCCAATGCGATAGTTGGTGGCAGTGCAGATATTGCCACAGGTTCTGCACTGTATCGAAAGGCACGGAAGAAGGAAGGTATTACCATTGCGAATATAGGTGATGCGTCTATTGCTTGTGGTCCAGTATGGGAAGCGATGATGTTTTCCACGATGGGACAGTATAAAAATTTGTGGGATGACGCACATAAAGGTGGATTGCCGATTGTTTTTAATTTCATGGATAACTTCTATGGGATGGGCGGTCAACCTATCGGCGAGACTGCAGGTTTTGAACGGCTTGCTCGTGTTGGTGCGGGACTTAATCCGGATAATATGCATGCGGAGGTTGTGGATGGCAACAATCCGTTAGCAGTGGCGGATGCATATCGGCGGAAACGACCTCTATTAGAAGGGGGTCAGGGTCCTGTTTTGCTGGATGTTATTTGCTATCGCCAATCGGGACATTCCCCGAGTGACCAGTCATCTTACCGTGACCATCAAGAAATAGAGATGTGGAAGTCTGTTGACCCTATTATCGAATTTGCTGAAAAGATTAAGTCTGCAGGGCTTACCACGGATACGGAATTGGAAAAGATAAAGGAATACGCTCAAAAGAAGGTTAAGAAGGCATGTCAATTAGCAACGAGCCTTGAAATATCACCACGAATGAAACTAACTCAGATTTCAGGGCTTGCAGAAGTGATGTTCTCAAATCAAGAGGAGAAAGAACTACCAGGACTTGAACATCCGTCAGATGTTTTAATTCCGTATGAAGACAATCCGAGATTGCAGAAGATAGAAAAGAAATCAAGGTTTGGATTGGATGAGAATGGTAAGCCATTAAAGGCGACCCAGGCAGTTACCTTTGGTGAGGCTATTTTTGAGTCGATTTTGTATCATTTTTACCATGATTCTCGGCTTATTGCTTATGGTGAAGAGAACCGTGATTGGGGTGGAGCATTTGCGGTGTATCAGGGGTTAACGGAAGCATTGCCCTATCATCGGTTGTTTAACTCACCCATTTCAGAAGGTGCAATAGTGGGAACAGCGGTCGGTGTCGCTATGGAAGGAGGTAGACCATTAGTCGAACTGATGTATTGTGATTTTATGGGTAGGGCGGGTGATGAGGTTTTTAATCAATTGCCGAAATGGCAGGCAATGTCTGCTGGTGAATTGAAGATGCCAGTAGTGTTGCGTGTTTCAGTAGGAGCGAAGTATGGGGCTCAGCATTCGCAGGACTGGACTGCCTTGTGTGCTCATGTGCCTGGGTTAAAGGTTGTTTTTCCTGCGACTCCGTATTCTGCGAAAGGGCTAATGGCTTCTGCGTTGAGTGGTAGCGACCCCGTTGTTTTCTTTGAAAGCCAGCGATTGTATAATCAGGTTGAAATATTCCATAAACAGGGAGTGCCAAAGGAGTATTATCGTATACCTATTGGGGAGCCAGAGATAATTAAGGAAGGGAAAGACCTGACTATTATGACATTTGGTGCGACCTTATATCGGGCATGGGAAGCGGTGAAACGTTTTGAGGAGGAATATGGAATTAGCGTAGAGTTGATAGATGGACAGACGTTAGTGCCGATTAATTATGAGCCGATTGTTGAATCGATTAAGAAGACAGGGTTGTTAATATTAGCAAGTGATGCTTGTGAACGAGGTAGTTATTTGCATACGGTTGCAGGTCATATTACTCAAATTGCTTTTGATTATTTAGATGCACCCGTTTGTGTAATTGGTTCACAAAATTGGATTGTTCCACCAGCAGAGTTGGAAGAGAGTTATTTCCCACAGCCGTTTAGTTTCCTTGATGCATATCATCAACAGATAAAACCATTACCCAATTATACCCCGCATACATTTCGCTCACCTGAAATGTTTGTCAACTTAAATCGTAAAGGGGTGTAATAAGAAACAGGTATAAATGAAAAGTATCGCATTAACATTTATGAAATGGACAGGTATTGTTCTGGTTGTTTTATTGGTTTTTATTTGGTTCTGGGTAATACTTCCATTTTGGGGTGTTTATCCTTTTAATTTTCAACGATATAAAGAGAGAACGCCAATTCCATCGTGGGTTTTAGAGTGTTGGGTTTGGGAGGATGACCAAAATACTGCGGAAGCAACGGTTGAACTTGTTGATGGCTATATTGAACATGACTTTCCTGTGCGGACTATCTTGATTGATAGTCCGTGGTCGTTGCGGTATAACGATTTTGTGGTGGATGAAAACCGATTTCCTAACCCATCTCAGTTTTTTAAATATTTTGAAGACCGTGGGATTCGTGTCGTTCTCTGGATGACATGTATGGTTAACAGTGAGAACCCTGATACTGCGATAAGGGATTCTACGGATTTTTATCGTGAGGCAAAATCGAAAGGATATTTATTAGGGAATGGTGTGCAGATAAAGTGGTGGAAAGGTCGAGGTGGTTTTGTCGATTATACCAACCCACAAGCAATGCAATGGTGGAGGTCATTACAAAATCAGGTGTTAGATTTTGGAATTGATGGTTGGAAATTAGATGGTTCTGCGACACTTCTTCGAACTTCGTTGGGTTCGTTGCCAATGTTTTATGTCCGTAGTTATAGCGGGATAATGACACCGCGGAGATATATGAACTTGTATTATGGTGAAGAACTTAATTACGGGAGAACAAGAAATCCTGAGTTTGCCACATTATCACGCTCTATTGACTCCCCGACCCCATGGGCACATCCAGAAGGGTTTGCACCGTTGAGTGCCTCAACCGTGAATTGGGTTGGTGATAATAAGCATGAATGGGATTATGAGAAGAAGGGACTTGAGCGAGCCATACATTGTATTTTGCGGAGTGCCAAATTGGGCTATTGTGTTATAGGTTCTGATGTGGCAGGTTATCATGGAGCGGAACCTATCCCTGCAGATTTGTATATCCGTTGGGCACAGTTTTCTACCTTTTGTGGCTTGTTCTTGAATGGTGGTCATGGTGAACGTCGGATGTGGAAACGAAGCGAGAGAGAGTTTGAAATTATCCGTAGATATTCATGGCTACACACAGAATTGCTCCCCTATATGTATAGTTATGTGGCACAATGGAGCAATGGAGGGGAACCGCTTATGCGACCTATGAAGCAAGGAAAATATCAATACATGTTTGGAGATTGGCTACTTATAGCACCTATCTATCAGAAGCTCAACCAACGGGTTGTCGAACTGCCATCAGGGGACTGGCGATGGTGGTTTGATGATACTAAGGTTATTCATGGAAAACAATCTATAACGAAGACCTATAACATGGATGAATATCCAGTCTTTATAAAGGACGGTGCTATTATACCTATGTATATTCAACGTGACTATACAGGTATTGGTAGTAAGGATTGGGAAGGTTATCTCGTTTTGAATATCTACCCAGCAGGAAATTCCTCTTTTACTGTTTATTATCCTGACTACTCTGGAACATTAACAGTTGATGTTTCAAAAACATCAGAGTTAAAAGTTAGTTTGAATGGTGTTATTAAGCCTTGTATTTTGCGAATCCTCTTGCAGTATGAACCGAAGGAAGTGCTACGGGATGGTGAGCCATATAAGGAGTATACATACCATTCGGAACAACAGCGGTTAATAATTAAAGATTCCAGTCCTGCTGTGAATTCGTATACAATACGTTGAACAATAACGAGAGGTATTTTTGCGGGAGAGGGATAGATTGCTAAATATTTTAATGATTGCGGTATC from Candidatus Hydrogenedens sp. includes:
- a CDS encoding glycoside hydrolase family 31 protein; the encoded protein is MKSIALTFMKWTGIVLVVLLVFIWFWVILPFWGVYPFNFQRYKERTPIPSWVLECWVWEDDQNTAEATVELVDGYIEHDFPVRTILIDSPWSLRYNDFVVDENRFPNPSQFFKYFEDRGIRVVLWMTCMVNSENPDTAIRDSTDFYREAKSKGYLLGNGVQIKWWKGRGGFVDYTNPQAMQWWRSLQNQVLDFGIDGWKLDGSATLLRTSLGSLPMFYVRSYSGIMTPRRYMNLYYGEELNYGRTRNPEFATLSRSIDSPTPWAHPEGFAPLSASTVNWVGDNKHEWDYEKKGLERAIHCILRSAKLGYCVIGSDVAGYHGAEPIPADLYIRWAQFSTFCGLFLNGGHGERRMWKRSEREFEIIRRYSWLHTELLPYMYSYVAQWSNGGEPLMRPMKQGKYQYMFGDWLLIAPIYQKLNQRVVELPSGDWRWWFDDTKVIHGKQSITKTYNMDEYPVFIKDGAIIPMYIQRDYTGIGSKDWEGYLVLNIYPAGNSSFTVYYPDYSGTLTVDVSKTSELKVSLNGVIKPCILRILLQYEPKEVLRDGEPYKEYTYHSEQQRLIIKDSSPAVNSYTIR
- a CDS encoding thiamine pyrophosphate-dependent enzyme, which codes for MTKRILISPVEMRKEGKIEIKSIPVNQYQRSLKQELEANEGITSEVALRIYRDMVIIREFETMLDKIKKLGSYEGIEYQHAGPAHLSIGQEGAAVGECVFLRVHDHIFGSHRSHGEIIAKGLRAIRDLIGNGLMDIMKSYWQGKTLHIVETHEPNWTPLVVKDNKDKKAILKTNEEEELGIDFLLYGLLAEIFGREYGFNRGMGGSMHAFFTPFGVYPANAIVGGSADIATGSALYRKARKKEGITIANIGDASIACGPVWEAMMFSTMGQYKNLWDDAHKGGLPIVFNFMDNFYGMGGQPIGETAGFERLARVGAGLNPDNMHAEVVDGNNPLAVADAYRRKRPLLEGGQGPVLLDVICYRQSGHSPSDQSSYRDHQEIEMWKSVDPIIEFAEKIKSAGLTTDTELEKIKEYAQKKVKKACQLATSLEISPRMKLTQISGLAEVMFSNQEEKELPGLEHPSDVLIPYEDNPRLQKIEKKSRFGLDENGKPLKATQAVTFGEAIFESILYHFYHDSRLIAYGEENRDWGGAFAVYQGLTEALPYHRLFNSPISEGAIVGTAVGVAMEGGRPLVELMYCDFMGRAGDEVFNQLPKWQAMSAGELKMPVVLRVSVGAKYGAQHSQDWTALCAHVPGLKVVFPATPYSAKGLMASALSGSDPVVFFESQRLYNQVEIFHKQGVPKEYYRIPIGEPEIIKEGKDLTIMTFGATLYRAWEAVKRFEEEYGISVELIDGQTLVPINYEPIVESIKKTGLLILASDACERGSYLHTVAGHITQIAFDYLDAPVCVIGSQNWIVPPAELEESYFPQPFSFLDAYHQQIKPLPNYTPHTFRSPEMFVNLNRKGV